One window of Mauremys reevesii isolate NIE-2019 linkage group 4, ASM1616193v1, whole genome shotgun sequence genomic DNA carries:
- the LOC120404050 gene encoding glycine N-acyltransferase-like protein 3, whose amino-acid sequence MLILSCPSKLRLLEGMLWRGLPDTLPVYGTVMHVNRGNPAGQEVLMDSWPEFKMVLTRPRREVARDPSDFFTNLYTAFYRDEGACRALLGNSRAVDWGQAFQILGLQDGVYETIRDIARARGLEMEMYPHRPLLHPDPPAMPQDRPDRGLRLASVSPAHAMLLRDTWMFGGTSWSLRYLSLLIRHFPNACLLDPEGTPISWSLTDPLATLTQGYTLPEHRGQHHLRSVVGTLAAQLHARGFPVYTGVLPHNEPSLHALQCLGFRILPGVFYQLVLSLKVRRRLQKT is encoded by the exons ATGCTGATCCTGAGCTGTCCCTCCAAGCTGCGGCTGCTGGAGGGGATGCTATGGCGGGGCCTGCCTGACACGCTGCCG GTCTACGGCACGGTGATGCATGTGAACCGCGGGAACCCGGCTGGCCAGGAGGTGCTGATGGATTCATGGCCAGAGTTCAAAATGGTCCTCACCCGGCCACGCAGAGAA GTGGCGCGGGACCCAAGTGATTTTTTCACCAATTTGTACACGGCCTTTTACCGGGACGAGGGCGCCTGCCGGGCCCTGCTGGGGAACAGCCGCGCCGTGGACTGGGGCCAGGCCTTCCAGATACTGg GGCTGCAGGACGGGGTATATGAGACCATCAGGGACATCGCCAGGGCCAGGGGCCTTGAGATGGAGATGTATCCGCACCGGCCACTTCTGCACCCAGACCCGCCTGCCATGCCCCAGGACCG GCCTGACAGGGGGCTCAGGCTGGCCTCCGTGTCCCCCGCCCACGCCATGCTGCTCAGAGACACCTGGATGTTTGGGGGGACCAGCTGGAGCCTGCGCTACCTGAGCCTCCTGATCCGCCACTTCCCCAACGCCTGCCTGCTGGACCCTGAGGGGACCCCCATCTCCTGGTCCCTCACCGACCCGCTGGCTACCCTGACACAGGGTTATACCCTCCCGGAGCATCGTGGCCAGCACCACCTGCGGTCTGTGGTGGGGACGCTGGCAGCACAGTTGCATGCCCGCGGCTTCCCTGTTTACACCGGGGTGCTGCCCCACAACGAGCCTTCGCTGCACGCCCTGCAATGCCTCGGCTTCCGCATCCTGCCTGGGGTGTTCTACCAGCTGGTG TTAAGCCTGAAAGTGAGGAGGAGACTGCAGAAgacatag